The following proteins are co-located in the Apium graveolens cultivar Ventura chromosome 5, ASM990537v1, whole genome shotgun sequence genome:
- the LOC141660946 gene encoding uncharacterized protein LOC141660946: protein MSISTPIGNSVVISDVYRECPVAVGDKNYKVNLLPMEMHDFDIIMGMDWLSEHRATIDCQGKRVIFGDADKPEFVYQWSQLNGDVKLIFALKASKLLSKGCDGYLSFVKDTSKDEPRIEDYPVVKEYEDVFPDELPGLPPHREVEFTIELVPGAEPISKAPYLMAPLELQELKEQLQELLDRGFIRPSVSPWGTPVLCEFWLEEVAFLGHIVSGRGIELDPAKVEAITNWPRPSNVTEVKSFLGLAGVELYVRGSNGSITNLKVEPNLVSKVKEAQKNDIGLEAIRSEVAGGKQTHFRVDEEGVIWLGRKLCVPVDPIIREEILKEAHSSSFSIHPGSTKIETTPVHELTEIFQRDIVRLHGVPVSIVSDRDTRAPSCWDGVGERVIEGPELVRITNDKVEKVKESLKEARSRQKSYVDQYRKFGGFEPGDHVFLKVSPYKGVKRFGMKGKLSPRYVGLFDIMEKVGEVSYRFVLQPQLSHVHNVFHVSVLRGYKYHLLHVVQYPLHKIREDLSCDEEAEAILAREERVLRKNTIPFDIDFFYVVSNSMSLVDSKYIYVINSSV, encoded by the exons ATGTCTATTTCTACCCCGATCGGGAATTCTGTTGTTATTTCTGATGTGTATCGAGAGTGTCCGGTAGCTGTTGGAGATAAAAATTATAAGGTTAACTTGCTTCCGATGGAGATGCATGACTTTGACATTATCATGGGCATGGATTGGTTGAGTGAACATCGTGCCACAATTGATTGTCAAGGAAAGAGGGTGATCTTTGGGGATGCAGATAAACCAGAATTTGTATACCAATGGTCTCAGCTGAATGGGGATGTTAAGTTAATTTTTGCTCTAAAGGCGAGTAAATTATTGTCTAAGGGTTGTGATGGTTACCTTTCTTTCGTGAAGGATACATCGAAGGATGAACCTCGCATCGAGGATTATCCAGTTGTGAAAGAGTATGAAGATGTGTTCCCCGATGAGCTACCAGGTTTACCACCACATAGAGAGGTGGAGTTTACTATTGAACTTGTTCCAGGTGCCGAGCCTATTTCTAAGGCGCCTTACCTGATGGCACCACTTGAGTTGCAGGAATTGAAGGAGCAGCTGCAGGAGTTGTTGGATAGGGGATTTATCAGGCcaagtgtgtctccatggggcaCTCCTgtgtt gtgtgaattctggttggaggaagtggcattctTGGGGCATATTGTGTCTGGTAGGGGCATTGAGTTGGATCCTGCAAAAGTTGAGGCTATTACTAATTGGCCCAGACCTAGCAATGTGACGGAGGTGAAGAGTTTCTTGGgtttggcag gtgttgagttgtatgttagaggATCAAATGGTAGCATTACAAATTTGAAAGTAGAACCAAATCTTGTTTCAAAGGTTAAGGAAGCCCAGAAGAATGATATAGGTTTGGAAGCTATTAGATCTGAGGTGGCAGGTGGAAAGCAAACACATTTTCGTGTTGATGAGGAAGGTGTGATATGGTTGGGTAGAAAATTGTGTGTACCTGTAGATCCGATAATTCGCgaggaaattttgaaggaggctcatagttcttcattcTCTATTCATCCAGGGtccaccaagat AGAGACTACTCCTGTTCATGAGTTGACAGAGATTTTTCAGCGAGATATTGTTAGACTTCATGGTGTGCCTGTGTCGATAGTTTCTGACAGAGATACGAG ggcaccatcttgttgggatgGGGTTGGTGAGAGAGTCATTGAAGGACCAGAGCTGGTTAGAATCACTAATGATAAGGTggagaaagttaaagaaagtttAAAGGAAGCTCGATCTCGTCAAAAGAGTTATGTGGATCAATATCGGAAGTTTGGTGGATTTGagccaggtgatcatgtgttcttgAAGGTGTCGCCTTATAAGGGTGTGAAGCGTTTTGGTATGAAGGGGAAACTAAGTCCGAGATATGTTGGACTTTTTGATATTATGGAGAAAGTTGGGGAAGTATCTTATAGATTTGTGTTGCAACCACAGTTATCTCATgtgcacaatgtgtttcatgtgtcagtTTTGAGGGGCTATAAATATCATCTGTTACACGTAGTTCAGTACCCATTACATAAGATTAGAGAGGATCTTTCGTGCGACGaagaagctgaggctatcttagctcgagaggAGCGAGTTTTGAGGAAGAACACTATTCCGTTT GATATAGATTTTTTTTATGTTGTGTCAAATAGCATGTCATTAGTTGATAGTAAGTACATATACGTTATTAACTCATCGGTATAG